The Methanoregula sp. UBA64 genome contains the following window.
AAATCCACCGGTCGCCGGGAGCCGGCGACGTGGTCGCGGTCTGCGACCGCGAACTGCTCAATACCACGATAAAGCACGGGGAGCTCTCGGTTATGGTATCCGAAGGATTCTACGGCTCAACCCCCGCAGACGAGGCTGCCGTGACAGAAGCCCTGCGGGCCGGGGGCAATATCAACCTCATGGGGGAGCGTGCCGT
Protein-coding sequences here:
- a CDS encoding DUF424 domain-containing protein, whose amino-acid sequence is MYLKIHRSPGAGDVVAVCDRELLNTTIKHGELSVMVSEGFYGSTPADEAAVTEALRAGGNINLMGERAVSIAIKLGLITRADCIMIGEIPHAQIYSL